The following are encoded in a window of Rubellicoccus peritrichatus genomic DNA:
- a CDS encoding LacI family DNA-binding transcriptional regulator: protein MDKLKGKRPTVGDLVKLTGFSQGAISRAFNGRGGISEATREKILKAAGEIGYHPNPSARNFKRGYTGRIGIILPNLRNTNYSELYEQLDLVMADSGVASSLALTHASVEREANTILHWSAGETDALIVNPVPDKKNIDLYRKLKSWRYPLLFIYDNYANEFDSLGVDYRLSLRQAMMYLRDVGHKKVAYVGTAATAPKSVGKLAMLYKVLEELGIEFDEELSVLHVPGKEAGPRAFSKWRVMGRRPSAVVAFNDQTAASIYSEATSLGLKVPEDLSLLGSDDVDQAEAIGLSTIRIDRTEMAKTIYDMLQNRMKDFDSPIRIQQMRSELILRRSMGPVSGKS from the coding sequence ATGGATAAGTTAAAGGGAAAGCGCCCAACTGTAGGTGATCTTGTGAAATTGACTGGTTTTTCGCAAGGTGCCATCTCTCGTGCTTTTAATGGCCGTGGTGGTATTAGTGAGGCTACGCGTGAGAAGATACTCAAGGCAGCTGGTGAAATTGGTTATCATCCGAATCCTTCTGCCCGTAACTTTAAGCGAGGCTATACGGGCCGGATTGGGATCATTCTACCGAATCTGCGTAATACGAATTACTCGGAGCTTTATGAGCAGCTCGATTTGGTCATGGCAGACTCGGGGGTGGCTTCAAGTCTTGCTTTGACGCATGCCTCGGTTGAGCGTGAGGCCAATACAATCCTTCACTGGTCAGCGGGGGAGACGGATGCTTTGATCGTGAACCCTGTCCCTGATAAGAAGAATATAGACCTTTACCGGAAGCTTAAATCCTGGCGATACCCATTGCTTTTTATCTATGATAACTACGCCAATGAGTTTGATAGTCTCGGCGTTGATTATCGGCTTAGCCTGCGTCAGGCGATGATGTACCTACGGGATGTGGGGCACAAAAAAGTGGCTTATGTTGGGACTGCGGCGACGGCACCTAAATCTGTAGGTAAGCTGGCCATGCTTTACAAGGTGCTTGAGGAGTTGGGAATAGAGTTTGATGAAGAGTTGTCCGTTCTGCATGTTCCCGGGAAGGAAGCGGGCCCGCGTGCTTTCAGTAAGTGGCGTGTCATGGGGAGGCGGCCTTCGGCAGTGGTTGCATTTAATGATCAGACTGCTGCCTCGATCTATAGTGAGGCTACCAGTTTGGGCCTGAAAGTTCCGGAGGATCTCTCTTTGCTTGGTAGTGATGATGTCGATCAGGCTGAGGCCATTGGTCTTTCAACGATCCGCATTGATCGAACAGAGATGGCCAAGACGATTTATGACATGCTGCAGAATCGAATGAAGGACTTTGACTCTCCGATTCGAATCCAGCAAATGCGTTCGGAGCTGATTCTCCGTAGGTCGATGGGGCCAGTGTCCGGAAAGTCCTGA